Genomic window (Nitrospira sp.):
TATCGCGGGTACGACTCGGCCGGGGTGGCGATCCAGCGCGGAGAGAAAATCGACATCAGGCGCAGCGTCGGGAAGTTGGTCAATTTACAGAAGTCGCTAGAGCAGAAGGCGATTGCCGGCATGTGCGGGATCGGCCATACGCGCTGGGCGACGCACGGAAAACCTTCCGAGCAGAATGCGCATCCGCATCGCTCCGAGAGCTGCGTGCTCGTGCACAACGGTATCATCGAAAACTACGTCGAACTCAAGCAGCGCCTCATCAAGGACGGGTACAAGTTTCAGTCCGAGACAGACACCGAAGTCGTCGCGCACCTGATCGATACCCACATGAAAAAGGGCAAACTGCATCTGGCGGATGCGGTTCGTGCCACCGCAAGGGAGATTCGCGGGAGCTACGCCCTTGCAGTGATTTCGGAGCGTGAGCCCGGCGTCTTGATTGCGGCGCGATCCGGTTGCCCGCTGGTGATCGGCCGCACGGCCGATGCGTCATTCGTCGGGTCGGATGTCATGGCCATGTTGTCCCATACCAGGGACGTGACGTTTCTGGAAGAAGGCGATGTGGTCGAGGTCACGGCGGGAGGTGTCGCCTTTACGGATCTCGACGGCCGAGCAGTCACGCGCAAGAAAACGAAGGTGACGTGGGATGCCTCCGCGGCTGAAAAAAGCGGCTACCCCCATTTCATGTTGAAGGAAATTCACGAACAGCCCCAGACGATTCTGGACACCATTCGGGGGCGCTATTCCTATGAGAGCGGCGAGGCGGATTTGCCGGATATCGGTCTGACGCCAAAGCAGTTTGCCGACGTGGGGCGCATCTGGATCGTGGCCTGTGGGACCAGCTGGCATGCAGGCCTGGTTGGGAAATATTTGCTGGAAGAAATGGTTCGCACACCGGTGCAGGTCGATATCGGCAGCGAGTTCCGGTATCGCGATCCGTTGATC
Coding sequences:
- the glmS gene encoding glutamine--fructose-6-phosphate transaminase (isomerizing), with the protein product YRGYDSAGVAIQRGEKIDIRRSVGKLVNLQKSLEQKAIAGMCGIGHTRWATHGKPSEQNAHPHRSESCVLVHNGIIENYVELKQRLIKDGYKFQSETDTEVVAHLIDTHMKKGKLHLADAVRATAREIRGSYALAVISEREPGVLIAARSGCPLVIGRTADASFVGSDVMAMLSHTRDVTFLEEGDVVEVTAGGVAFTDLDGRAVTRKKTKVTWDASAAEKSGYPHFMLKEIHEQPQTILDTIRGRYSYESGEADLPDIGLTPKQFADVGRIWIVACGTSWHAGLVGKYLLEEMVRTPVQVDIGSEFRYRDPLIEKNDLFITISQSGETADTLAAAREAKQKGARVVSIVNVVGSTLARESDGVLYTHCGPEIGVASTKAFTSQLAALYMLALHLGRVRGVLSVADGKAWLDRLVTLPALVKHVLGREAEILAIAKRYYKKPDFLYLARGINFPIALEGALKLKEISYIHAEGYAAGEMKHGPIALIDKDMPVVVLAPRDRLYEKTVSNLMEVKARRAPVIAFVAEGERELGKIADAVFTIPDVHPLLSPILFTIPLQLLAYHIAVLRGEDVDQPRNLAKSVTVE